A window from Candidatus Latescibacterota bacterium encodes these proteins:
- the dnaB gene encoding replicative DNA helicase, whose translation MEAPGLGGLQEHPRGVQEAVNASSEGAARPARDPRVPPQNLEAEEAILGALLLDRNAIFKAIELLEPDHFYAAKNAAIFTAMVNLFQRGEAVDIITLTEELRREGRLERAGGASYLGGLQESVATGAHIEHYARIVTEKATLRRMIEISGEIVESCFDARDDAMDILDRAESSILAVSQGRLRQGFEPVNEILKATFQNIQRIYDSKTHITGVPTGYERLDRFTGGLQPSDLLIVAGRPSMGKTSLVLNVAQHAAIEEKKSVAFFSLEMSKEQLVQRLLTAEARIDAHKLRTGNLKDTDWPLLTEAAGQLAEAPIYIDDTPAISVLEMRAKCRRLQAQKGLDMVVVDYLQLARATARADNRQQEISEISRGLKALAKELNVPVIALSQLSRALESRTDKRPMLSDLRECVTGDTLVCLADGRRVPIRELVGTTPEVLALDPRRRVHRATSDCVWSVGVKPVYTVSLASGRSIRATGEHRFLGARGWSTLSELRSGDRLAGVPDGRLHEELAIRAESWELVAVGSEASRMSRAGQESMVRLTEATDDLFWDRIVAIEPAGEEEVFDLTVPGPANWLADGIVTHNSGAIEQDADVVMFIYRPEVYDKENEELEGQAELILGKQRNGPTGTVPLFFVKQYTRFENPAHGDDYYGS comes from the coding sequence CTGGAAGCGCCCGGCCTGGGAGGACTTCAAGAACATCCGCGAGGAGTACAAGAAGCTGTGAACGCCAGTTCGGAAGGCGCGGCCCGTCCCGCGCGCGATCCTCGCGTGCCGCCGCAGAACCTCGAGGCCGAGGAGGCGATCCTCGGCGCGCTGCTGCTCGACCGCAACGCGATCTTCAAGGCCATCGAGCTGCTGGAGCCCGACCACTTCTACGCCGCGAAGAACGCGGCGATCTTCACCGCCATGGTGAACCTCTTCCAGCGCGGCGAGGCGGTGGACATCATCACGCTCACCGAGGAGCTGCGCAGGGAGGGCCGTCTCGAGCGCGCCGGCGGGGCCAGCTATCTGGGCGGGCTGCAGGAGAGCGTGGCGACGGGGGCGCACATCGAGCACTACGCGCGGATCGTCACCGAGAAGGCGACGCTGCGGCGGATGATCGAGATCAGCGGCGAGATCGTCGAGAGCTGCTTCGACGCGCGGGACGACGCCATGGACATCCTCGATCGCGCCGAGTCGTCGATCCTGGCGGTGAGCCAGGGACGCCTGCGCCAGGGCTTCGAGCCCGTGAACGAGATCCTCAAGGCCACCTTCCAGAACATCCAGCGCATCTACGACAGCAAGACCCACATCACCGGCGTGCCCACGGGCTACGAGCGCCTGGACCGCTTCACGGGCGGGCTGCAGCCGTCGGATCTGCTGATCGTGGCGGGGCGCCCGTCCATGGGCAAGACGAGCCTCGTGCTCAACGTCGCGCAGCACGCGGCGATCGAGGAGAAGAAGAGCGTCGCCTTCTTCTCGCTGGAGATGAGCAAGGAGCAGCTCGTGCAGCGCCTGCTCACGGCCGAGGCGCGCATCGACGCGCACAAGCTCCGCACCGGCAACCTGAAGGACACGGACTGGCCGCTGCTCACCGAGGCGGCGGGGCAGCTGGCCGAGGCGCCGATCTACATCGACGACACGCCCGCCATCTCCGTGCTCGAGATGCGCGCCAAGTGCCGCCGGCTGCAGGCGCAGAAGGGCCTCGACATGGTGGTGGTGGACTACCTGCAGCTCGCGCGCGCCACCGCCCGCGCGGACAATCGCCAGCAGGAGATCAGCGAGATCAGCCGCGGCCTGAAGGCCCTGGCCAAGGAGCTGAACGTTCCGGTGATCGCGCTGAGTCAGCTCAGCCGCGCCCTGGAGAGCCGCACGGACAAGCGGCCGATGCTGTCGGACCTTCGAGAGTGCGTGACCGGCGACACCCTGGTCTGCCTTGCCGACGGCCGACGCGTGCCGATCCGGGAACTCGTCGGGACGACCCCCGAAGTCCTCGCGCTCGACCCTCGACGCCGCGTGCATCGAGCCACGAGCGACTGCGTCTGGTCGGTGGGTGTGAAGCCTGTCTACACCGTGTCGCTGGCCTCGGGGCGTAGCATCCGCGCCACGGGGGAGCATCGGTTCCTGGGCGCCAGGGGCTGGAGCACCCTGAGCGAGTTGCGCTCGGGGGATCGCCTCGCCGGCGTGCCGGACGGGCGTCTGCATGAGGAGCTTGCGATCCGCGCCGAGTCGTGGGAGCTCGTTGCTGTTGGTAGCGAAGCCAGCAGGATGTCCCGGGCTGGCCAGGAGTCGATGGTACGCCTCACCGAGGCAACCGACGACCTCTTCTGGGACCGCATCGTGGCGATCGAGCCGGCAGGTGAGGAAGAGGTCTTCGACCTGACCGTTCCCGGGCCGGCGAACTGGTTGGCGGATGGAATCGTCACCCACAATTCGGGAGCCATCGAACAGGACGCCGACGTGGTGATGTTCATCTACCGTCCGGAGGTCTACGACAAGGAGAACGAGGAGCTCGAGGGGCAGGCGGAGCTCATCCTCGGCAAGCAGCGCAACGGTCCCACGGGCACGGTGCCGCTCTTCTTCGTCAAGCAGTACACGCGCTTCGAGAATCCGGCGCACGGCGACGACTACTATGGCTCCTGA
- a CDS encoding ferredoxin--NADP reductase, translated as MAPDGLNAILIQRIEVSPGLVILRVAPDGWELPPFKAGQFGVLGLPGRAPRYRLADVESPPADPDALIRRSYSVASSSRDREYLEFYVNLVLSGALTPRLFALKPGDRLHLGPKLTGAFTLDSVPAEANLALVATGTGLAPYMSMLRGELLSDAPRRHVAVLLGARHSWDLGYRGELIAMERLSPGFSYLPVISRPDEEHQPWPGRTGYVQDLWRAGALAELWGFAPAPAHTHVLLCGNPGMIEAMSAMLLAEGYRQHSRREPGQLHVERYW; from the coding sequence ATGGCTCCTGATGGCCTCAATGCCATCCTCATCCAGCGCATCGAGGTCTCGCCGGGGCTCGTGATCCTGCGCGTCGCGCCCGACGGCTGGGAGTTGCCGCCCTTCAAGGCCGGGCAGTTCGGCGTGCTCGGCCTGCCCGGGCGCGCGCCGCGCTACCGTCTGGCGGACGTCGAATCGCCGCCCGCCGACCCCGACGCGCTCATCCGGCGCTCCTACTCCGTGGCGTCCTCGTCGCGGGATCGCGAGTACCTGGAGTTCTACGTGAACCTGGTGCTCTCCGGCGCGCTCACGCCGCGGCTCTTCGCGCTCAAGCCCGGCGACCGCCTCCACCTGGGCCCCAAGCTCACGGGCGCGTTCACGCTGGACAGCGTGCCGGCGGAGGCGAACCTCGCGCTCGTCGCCACCGGCACCGGCCTCGCGCCCTACATGAGCATGCTGCGCGGCGAACTGCTGTCGGACGCCCCCCGCCGCCACGTCGCGGTGCTCCTGGGCGCGCGCCACTCCTGGGATCTCGGCTACCGTGGCGAGCTCATCGCCATGGAGCGCCTCTCGCCCGGCTTCAGCTACCTGCCGGTGATCAGCCGACCCGACGAGGAGCACCAGCCCTGGCCGGGGCGCACGGGCTACGTGCAGGACCTCTGGCGCGCCGGGGCGCTCGCCGAGCTCTGGGGCTTCGCGCCCGCGCCGGCGCACACGCACGTGCTGCTCTGCGGCAACCCCGGGATGATCGAGGCGATGAGTGCGATGCTGCTCGCCGAGGGCTACCGCCAGCACTCGCGCCGGGAGCCGGGCCAGCTCCACGTGGAGCGCTACTGGTGA
- a CDS encoding FAD-dependent oxidoreductase, whose amino-acid sequence MAKILILGAGFAGQTAALYLGAALGRDHEITLVNRSGRFLYVPSLVWVGTARMAPEKTQFELGPVCKRMGVNFVHGLATEVNPDEGYALVLPKSETGEDASTLRRFDYDYLVVATGPQLNFAGTEGLGPAAGNSWSICTLGHAVQCRDRYLESVARMEQGEKQRLVIGTGHPGATCQGAAFEYITNIHKDLVRRRLRDRAELVWLSNERAAGDFGVRGVQVRHKGKTSSSEDFIGAVFRDFGIECQVRRGVKAVGPGVAQWEDFDGVDGETRFDFAMLIPQFTGVPIAWRGEGGKDVSEDVVNPGGFVKVDGIYDLPWDQLAETPDAWPGYYQNRRYRNLFAAGIAFAPPGPISQPHVTPRGTVMAAAPPRTGMVSGIIGRVVARNIVDLVRRGRMGHHERMSEMYAACIASMGDSLWDGGAATIMIYPVVPDPRRFPAEGGRDLFVTHMEMGLAGAWMKRLIHSTFIHKLQGRPGWKLIPE is encoded by the coding sequence ATGGCGAAGATCCTGATCCTCGGCGCCGGCTTCGCCGGACAGACCGCGGCCCTCTACCTCGGCGCGGCCCTCGGCCGCGACCACGAGATCACCCTCGTCAACCGCTCCGGCCGCTTTCTCTACGTCCCCTCGCTGGTCTGGGTGGGCACGGCCCGCATGGCTCCCGAGAAGACGCAGTTCGAGCTGGGGCCGGTCTGCAAGCGGATGGGTGTCAACTTCGTTCACGGTCTGGCCACCGAGGTGAACCCGGACGAGGGCTACGCGCTCGTGCTGCCGAAGTCGGAGACGGGGGAGGACGCGTCCACGCTCCGCCGCTTCGACTACGACTACCTCGTCGTGGCGACGGGCCCGCAGCTCAACTTCGCCGGCACCGAGGGCCTGGGACCGGCGGCGGGCAACAGCTGGTCCATCTGCACGCTGGGCCACGCCGTGCAGTGCCGCGACCGCTATCTCGAATCCGTGGCGCGCATGGAACAGGGCGAGAAGCAGCGCCTGGTGATCGGCACCGGCCACCCCGGCGCCACCTGCCAGGGCGCGGCCTTCGAGTACATCACGAACATCCACAAGGATCTGGTCCGGCGCCGCCTGCGCGATCGCGCCGAGCTGGTCTGGCTGTCCAACGAGCGCGCGGCGGGGGACTTCGGCGTGCGCGGCGTGCAGGTGCGGCACAAGGGCAAGACCTCCAGCAGCGAGGACTTCATCGGCGCCGTCTTCCGCGACTTCGGGATCGAGTGCCAGGTGCGCCGCGGCGTGAAGGCCGTGGGTCCGGGCGTCGCGCAGTGGGAGGACTTCGACGGCGTCGACGGCGAGACGCGCTTCGACTTCGCCATGCTCATCCCGCAGTTCACGGGGGTGCCCATCGCCTGGCGCGGGGAGGGCGGCAAGGACGTCAGCGAGGACGTCGTGAACCCCGGGGGCTTCGTCAAGGTGGACGGCATCTACGACCTCCCCTGGGACCAGCTCGCCGAGACGCCCGACGCCTGGCCCGGCTACTACCAGAACCGCCGCTACCGGAACCTCTTCGCGGCGGGGATCGCCTTCGCGCCGCCGGGGCCCATCAGCCAGCCCCACGTCACGCCCCGCGGCACGGTGATGGCCGCCGCGCCGCCGCGCACGGGGATGGTGTCGGGAATCATCGGCCGCGTGGTCGCGCGCAACATCGTCGACCTGGTGCGCCGCGGGCGCATGGGCCACCACGAGCGCATGAGCGAGATGTACGCGGCCTGCATCGCCTCCATGGGCGACAGCCTCTGGGACGGTGGCGCGGCCACCATCATGATCTACCCCGTGGTGCCTGATCCGCGGCGCTTCCCCGCCGAGGGGGGTCGCGACCTCTTCGTCACGCACATGGAGATGGGTCTCGCCGGGGCGTGGATGAAGCGGCTCATCCACAGCACGTTCATCCACAAGCTGCAGGGCCGTCCCGGCTGGAAGCTGATCCCGGAGTAG
- a CDS encoding S8 family serine peptidase, which translates to MRARRLLLSVLLFSLPCALDAAPTAPRPVVVVLQEQAPAPAMNRALLADGVPRAERHRAVIEALREAADGQAPLLAWLDARRAAGELLRYRGHWIANLVVLEAASTTVEAVARRADVAAVTPLPAPTVEAPRPTGAGDRAIGVPPGIRAIGADRVWNELGFTGAGALVGILDTGVDVTHPALAGSWRGNGAPAGECWLDLLDGTSGQPVDLAGGHGTHVLGTVVGLAPGDSIGVAPGAEWIACNAIGQGVSPEFNADIFAALEWFADPDGDAGTLDDVPDVLVNAWGVNENFGYADCDALWWAAIDNCEAAGVVLLFTAGGDGPAPGTVRSPADRATTALNSFAVGAVDASVPESWPYPLASFSSRGPSGCDVAPGLEVKPELVAPGVNVVSCVPGGSYAIWSGSAMAVAHAAGVVALMRGANPELDVDSLKELLLATARDEGDPGEDNSYGWGVVDAFAAVRGALGSATAAPASPAAPPARLRLARPNPFRPARGAAVLAFTLPSPAAARLDVVDVSGRHLRTLLAGELPAGEHVARWDGRDDAGRALGAGVYLVRLDAGGTREARSLVLLR; encoded by the coding sequence ATGCGCGCTCGCCGTCTCCTGCTGTCCGTCCTGCTCTTCTCCCTTCCCTGCGCGCTCGACGCCGCGCCCACCGCGCCCCGGCCGGTGGTCGTGGTGTTGCAGGAGCAGGCCCCGGCTCCCGCGATGAACCGCGCGCTGCTGGCCGATGGCGTGCCGCGCGCGGAGCGTCACCGGGCCGTGATCGAGGCCCTGCGCGAGGCCGCGGACGGCCAGGCGCCGCTGCTGGCCTGGCTCGACGCCCGCCGCGCCGCCGGCGAGCTGCTGCGCTATCGCGGCCACTGGATCGCGAACCTCGTTGTCCTGGAGGCCGCGTCCACGACGGTCGAGGCCGTGGCGCGGCGCGCGGACGTCGCCGCCGTGACGCCCCTGCCCGCGCCGACGGTGGAGGCGCCGCGTCCCACCGGCGCGGGCGATCGTGCGATCGGCGTGCCGCCCGGCATTCGCGCCATCGGCGCGGATCGCGTCTGGAACGAGCTCGGCTTCACCGGCGCGGGCGCGCTGGTGGGGATCCTCGACACGGGCGTGGACGTCACGCATCCGGCGCTCGCCGGCAGCTGGCGCGGCAACGGCGCGCCGGCCGGCGAGTGCTGGCTCGACCTGCTCGACGGCACGAGCGGCCAGCCCGTGGACCTCGCGGGCGGCCACGGCACGCACGTGCTGGGCACGGTGGTCGGGCTCGCTCCCGGCGACAGCATCGGCGTCGCGCCGGGGGCCGAGTGGATCGCCTGCAACGCGATCGGCCAGGGCGTGAGCCCCGAGTTCAACGCCGACATCTTCGCCGCGCTGGAGTGGTTCGCCGATCCCGACGGCGACGCCGGCACCCTGGACGACGTCCCCGACGTCCTCGTGAACGCCTGGGGCGTGAACGAGAACTTCGGCTACGCGGACTGCGACGCGCTCTGGTGGGCGGCCATCGACAACTGCGAGGCCGCGGGTGTGGTGCTGCTCTTCACGGCCGGCGGCGACGGTCCCGCGCCGGGCACCGTGCGCTCGCCGGCGGATCGCGCGACCACCGCGCTGAACAGCTTCGCCGTGGGCGCGGTGGACGCGAGCGTCCCCGAGAGCTGGCCCTACCCGCTGGCGTCCTTCTCCAGCCGCGGGCCCAGCGGCTGCGACGTGGCGCCCGGGCTCGAGGTCAAACCCGAGCTGGTGGCGCCGGGGGTGAACGTCGTCTCGTGCGTGCCCGGCGGGAGCTACGCGATCTGGAGCGGCTCGGCCATGGCCGTCGCCCACGCGGCGGGCGTGGTGGCGCTCATGCGCGGCGCGAACCCCGAGCTGGACGTGGACTCCCTCAAGGAGCTGCTGCTGGCCACCGCCCGCGACGAGGGCGACCCCGGCGAGGACAACAGCTACGGCTGGGGCGTGGTCGACGCCTTCGCCGCCGTGCGGGGGGCCCTCGGCAGCGCCACCGCGGCGCCGGCGTCTCCCGCCGCGCCGCCGGCCCGGCTGCGCCTGGCGCGCCCGAACCCCTTCCGGCCGGCCCGGGGCGCGGCCGTCCTGGCCTTCACGCTGCCCTCGCCGGCCGCGGCGCGCCTCGACGTCGTCGACGTCTCCGGCCGCCACCTGCGCACCCTGCTCGCGGGCGAGCTCCCCGCGGGCGAGCACGTCGCGCGCTGGGACGGCCGCGACGACGCGGGCCGGGCGCTCGGCGCGGGTGTCTACCTGGTCCGGCTGGACGCCGGCGGCACGCGCGAGGCGCGCAGCCTCGTGCTTCTGCGCTGA
- a CDS encoding S8 family serine peptidase: MRLVRGFALTALLLMASLAQAGEIHPALAAKMDATPADEAISAIVIMAEQAPIAEMNQALKQDRASMARRHREVVLALQDASRSQASLKTWLETKRQTGEVRGFSSHWISNLVVVSATPGALAEIAAREDVDFVELNFKAELIEPIRDQTLQGETGDRGDRGIGVPPGIRALNAPQVWYELGITGEGRILANMDTGVDGNHPALASRWQGNFAPASEAWLDVLGTSANFPVDNYGHGTHVMGTITGQAFDDSVGVAPGAHWIATNPIDQGVGNEFDNDVIVGYEWMADPDGNPLTYDDVPDVCQNSWGINENFGGSYTDCDTRWWAAIDNLEAAGCVVTFSAGNEGPSSTSLRSPADRATTAYNVFSIGAVDATSYSWPYPIASFSSRGPTGCNVAPELKIKPEVVAPGVSVYSSIPGGGYSSSYSGTSMAGPHVAGIVGLMRQANPDLDVDTVKQILMSTARDEGTAGEENTYGWGFVDAYAAVLAAMEGFGSLEGHVTNASYGNAPLPGAQVELLSTTFHWATDAAGFYHGSVGAGDYTAHASMPGFAAMDVPVTIVDGNATVQDFALTDNAGPSLSNLTPGGSTSDTAGPYPISVDAQDFSTVAGVVLHYRVNNGAWQMQAMTGGPVTFNGTLPGSFANSHLDYYVSATDGLAQESVIPAGAPLAYETLFITEVSYTYDTETGMGDWTVVNDAGTTTGFWEAGDPDGTNYNGTILQPEDDHTPAPGVICFVTGADGGTAAGDNDIDGGCTTLYSPVFDLSDASRAFVRYWRWYGEGGASTDDDFVVEVTSNGTNWVELERVVNIANSWTEVNAELTDLVGLSNTVQFRFVACDLGSGGLVEAAIDDLSLETYQADLTAAPGDEPQQLWSLQLQQSQPNPFHPGDGPTTLRFSLETPSMARLSIYDISGRHVRTLAEERFTQGEHTLTWDGKDAHGQAAGSGVYFYRLEAEGHSQSRSLVLVR; encoded by the coding sequence ATGCGTCTCGTCAGAGGATTCGCCCTGACGGCCCTGCTTCTCATGGCGTCGCTCGCCCAGGCCGGGGAGATCCACCCCGCGCTGGCCGCGAAGATGGACGCCACCCCGGCCGACGAGGCCATCAGCGCCATCGTCATCATGGCCGAGCAGGCCCCCATCGCCGAAATGAACCAGGCTCTCAAGCAGGACCGCGCCAGCATGGCGCGTCGCCACCGCGAGGTCGTCCTCGCCCTGCAGGACGCTTCCCGCTCCCAGGCCTCGCTCAAGACCTGGCTGGAGACGAAGCGGCAGACCGGCGAGGTCCGCGGCTTCTCGTCGCACTGGATCTCGAACCTCGTCGTGGTCTCGGCCACGCCCGGAGCCCTGGCGGAGATCGCGGCCCGTGAGGACGTGGACTTCGTCGAGCTCAACTTCAAGGCCGAGCTGATCGAGCCCATCCGCGATCAGACCCTGCAGGGCGAGACCGGCGACCGCGGCGACCGCGGCATCGGCGTCCCGCCCGGCATCCGCGCCCTCAACGCGCCCCAGGTCTGGTACGAGCTGGGCATCACCGGCGAGGGCCGCATCCTGGCCAACATGGACACGGGCGTCGACGGCAACCACCCGGCGCTGGCCTCCCGCTGGCAGGGCAACTTCGCGCCGGCCTCCGAGGCCTGGCTCGACGTGCTCGGCACCTCCGCGAACTTCCCCGTGGACAACTACGGCCACGGCACCCACGTGATGGGCACCATCACCGGTCAGGCCTTCGACGACAGCGTCGGCGTGGCCCCCGGCGCCCACTGGATCGCGACGAACCCCATCGACCAGGGCGTGGGCAACGAGTTCGACAACGACGTCATCGTCGGCTACGAGTGGATGGCCGATCCCGACGGCAACCCCCTGACCTACGACGACGTCCCCGACGTCTGCCAGAACTCCTGGGGCATCAACGAGAACTTCGGCGGCAGCTACACCGACTGCGACACGCGCTGGTGGGCCGCCATCGACAACCTCGAGGCCGCCGGCTGCGTGGTGACCTTCTCGGCCGGCAACGAGGGCCCGAGCAGCACGAGCCTGCGCTCGCCCGCCGACCGCGCCACCACGGCCTACAACGTCTTCTCGATCGGCGCCGTGGACGCCACCAGCTACAGCTGGCCCTATCCGATCGCGTCCTTCTCGAGCCGCGGCCCCACGGGCTGCAACGTGGCCCCCGAGCTGAAGATCAAGCCCGAGGTGGTCGCGCCCGGCGTGAGCGTCTACTCGTCCATCCCCGGCGGCGGCTACAGCAGCAGCTACAGCGGCACGTCGATGGCCGGTCCGCACGTGGCGGGCATCGTGGGCCTCATGCGCCAGGCCAACCCGGACCTGGACGTGGACACCGTGAAGCAGATCCTCATGAGCACGGCCCGCGACGAGGGCACGGCCGGTGAGGAGAACACCTACGGCTGGGGCTTCGTGGACGCCTACGCGGCCGTCCTCGCGGCGATGGAGGGCTTCGGCTCGCTCGAAGGCCACGTCACCAACGCCAGCTACGGCAACGCGCCGCTGCCCGGCGCGCAGGTGGAGCTGCTCAGCACCACCTTCCACTGGGCGACCGACGCCGCCGGCTTCTACCACGGCTCCGTGGGCGCGGGCGACTACACGGCCCACGCCAGCATGCCCGGCTTCGCCGCCATGGACGTGCCGGTGACGATCGTCGACGGCAACGCGACCGTGCAGGACTTCGCGCTCACCGACAACGCCGGTCCCTCGCTCAGCAACCTGACCCCGGGCGGCAGCACCAGCGACACCGCGGGTCCCTATCCCATCAGTGTCGACGCCCAGGACTTCAGCACCGTGGCCGGGGTGGTCCTGCACTACCGCGTGAACAACGGCGCCTGGCAGATGCAGGCCATGACGGGCGGTCCCGTCACCTTCAACGGCACGCTGCCCGGCTCCTTCGCCAACAGCCATCTGGACTACTACGTGAGCGCCACCGACGGCCTCGCGCAGGAGAGCGTGATTCCCGCCGGCGCGCCGCTGGCCTACGAGACGCTCTTCATCACCGAGGTGTCCTACACCTACGACACCGAGACCGGCATGGGTGACTGGACCGTCGTCAACGACGCGGGCACCACCACCGGCTTCTGGGAGGCCGGCGATCCGGATGGCACCAACTACAACGGCACCATCCTGCAGCCCGAGGACGACCACACGCCGGCGCCCGGCGTGATCTGCTTCGTCACCGGCGCCGATGGCGGCACCGCGGCCGGCGACAACGACATCGACGGCGGCTGCACGACCCTCTACAGCCCGGTCTTCGACCTCAGCGACGCCAGCCGCGCCTTCGTGCGCTACTGGCGCTGGTACGGCGAGGGCGGCGCGTCCACGGACGACGACTTCGTGGTCGAGGTCACCAGCAACGGGACGAACTGGGTCGAGCTGGAGCGCGTGGTCAACATCGCCAACAGCTGGACCGAGGTGAACGCCGAGCTGACCGACCTGGTCGGCCTGAGCAACACCGTGCAGTTCCGCTTCGTGGCCTGCGACCTCGGCTCGGGCGGTCTGGTGGAGGCGGCCATCGACGATCTGTCCCTGGAGACCTACCAGGCGGATCTGACGGCCGCGCCCGGCGACGAGCCGCAGCAGCTGTGGTCGCTGCAGCTCCAGCAGAGCCAGCCGAACCCGTTCCACCCCGGCGACGGTCCCACGACCCTGCGTTTCAGCCTCGAGACGCCGTCGATGGCCCGTCTGTCGATCTACGACATCTCCGGCCGCCACGTCCGCACGCTGGCGGAGGAGCGTTTCACCCAGGGCGAGCACACGCTCACCTGGGACGGCAAGGATGCGCACGGCCAGGCGGCTGGCTCGGGCGTCTACTTCTACCGGCTGGAAGCCGAGGGGCACAGCCAGAGCCGCAGCCTGGTGCTGGTCCGCTAG
- a CDS encoding AgmX/PglI C-terminal domain-containing protein produces MSVVTTLRAESYRLPWHVILIGEMDARTRRSFAIAGALGVLLLATVALTPAPVLVEPTLEAMPERLAKLILERPAEPKAVAPKSQVQAPPEFAEAPPAPAAVETPQAAPVTPPRPERRVIRKETAPRVAPDQGQAGRKEAQAATASLAKTSVALDKTLAELSAALPTADDNAAPRTERNRGRLRRGRGREQLAGVSDAVAPAAADAGGPVLLAAGLSVDLGEMAVASSGGGAAGALGGGAGDGGAEIRSNASLLAVLQRYAPGIRYCYDNALKRQGDLAGKLVLRLTVEGDGSVSDATVVDDTLHSAEVLDCVLAQVNAWRFGAVEGGRVSFNAPFVFSASQ; encoded by the coding sequence ATGTCGGTGGTGACCACGCTGCGCGCCGAGAGCTACCGGCTGCCCTGGCACGTCATCCTGATCGGGGAGATGGATGCGCGCACGCGGCGGAGCTTCGCCATCGCCGGCGCGCTCGGCGTGCTGCTGCTGGCGACCGTCGCGCTGACGCCCGCTCCCGTGCTGGTGGAGCCCACGCTCGAGGCCATGCCCGAGCGGCTGGCCAAGCTGATCCTCGAGCGGCCGGCCGAGCCGAAGGCCGTCGCCCCCAAGTCGCAGGTGCAGGCGCCGCCCGAGTTCGCCGAGGCGCCGCCCGCCCCGGCCGCGGTGGAGACGCCCCAGGCGGCGCCCGTCACGCCGCCCCGGCCCGAGCGCCGCGTGATCCGCAAGGAGACCGCGCCGCGCGTCGCGCCGGATCAGGGGCAGGCGGGTCGCAAGGAGGCGCAGGCGGCCACAGCGTCCCTCGCGAAGACCAGTGTTGCGCTCGACAAGACCCTGGCCGAGCTGAGCGCGGCACTGCCCACCGCCGACGACAACGCCGCGCCGCGCACCGAGCGCAACCGCGGACGCCTCCGCCGAGGCCGCGGTCGCGAGCAGCTCGCCGGGGTGAGCGACGCCGTGGCGCCCGCAGCGGCCGATGCCGGCGGGCCGGTGCTGCTGGCCGCGGGGCTGTCGGTGGATCTTGGGGAGATGGCGGTGGCGTCGTCGGGTGGCGGCGCGGCGGGCGCGCTGGGCGGCGGCGCGGGCGACGGCGGCGCCGAGATCCGGAGCAACGCCTCCCTGCTGGCCGTGCTGCAGCGCTACGCGCCGGGCATCCGCTACTGCTACGACAACGCTCTCAAGCGCCAGGGCGACCTCGCCGGCAAGCTGGTGCTCCGCCTCACCGTGGAGGGCGACGGCTCCGTGAGCGACGCCACGGTGGTGGACGACACGCTCCACAGCGCCGAGGTGCTGGACTGCGTGCTGGCGCAGGTGAACGCCTGGCGCTTCGGCGCCGTGGAGGGAGGCCGCGTGAGCTTCAACGCGCCCTTCGTGTTCAGCGCGAGCCAGTAA
- a CDS encoding biopolymer transporter ExbD, which yields MKRRHLGHHRLRGGKTTLRMTSMMDILTVLLLFLLKSFVVDGEALTPVPGVELPESSSEENAAPRLVVAVFDDAILVGDEMVASVSASLAEETLWIDGLGRRLEAERARGDALAQRRGAAEEADRPASLAIQGDRDIEFSILQKVMYTCNRSGYDDIALAVIKDS from the coding sequence GTGAAGCGACGCCACCTGGGTCACCACCGCCTGCGCGGCGGCAAGACGACCCTGCGCATGACCTCGATGATGGACATCCTCACCGTGCTCCTGCTCTTCCTGCTGAAGAGCTTCGTGGTGGACGGCGAGGCGCTGACGCCGGTGCCCGGCGTGGAGCTGCCCGAGTCGTCGAGCGAGGAGAACGCGGCGCCGCGGCTGGTGGTGGCCGTCTTCGACGACGCGATCCTCGTGGGCGACGAGATGGTGGCCAGCGTGAGCGCGTCCCTCGCCGAGGAGACGCTGTGGATCGACGGCCTCGGCCGCCGGCTCGAAGCCGAACGCGCGCGCGGCGACGCGCTGGCCCAGCGGCGCGGCGCGGCCGAGGAGGCCGACCGCCCGGCCAGCCTGGCCATCCAGGGCGACAGGGACATCGAGTTCTCGATCCTGCAGAAGGTCATGTACACCTGCAACCGCAGCGGCTACGACGACATCGCCCTGGCCGTGATCAAGGACAGCTAG
- a CDS encoding biopolymer transporter ExbD, translated as MLRSKRGQGRGFRQLVAEELEILPLLNLFIALIPMLLISAVFLQVTVIDMHLPPADSAPAPPAAPGLDLSVSLEDGAWRVEGRGIAASTIAEDADGPARLGALLAAISREHPDERDIVIVSTPHTRYARIVAAMDIARGSGWPDVALYGDASGGKP; from the coding sequence ATGCTGCGCAGCAAGCGCGGGCAGGGCCGCGGCTTCCGGCAGCTCGTCGCCGAGGAGCTGGAGATCCTGCCCTTGCTCAACCTGTTCATCGCGCTGATTCCGATGCTGCTGATCTCGGCGGTGTTCCTGCAGGTGACGGTCATCGACATGCACCTGCCGCCCGCCGACAGCGCGCCGGCGCCCCCGGCCGCGCCCGGCCTGGACCTCTCGGTGAGCTTGGAGGACGGCGCCTGGCGCGTGGAGGGTCGCGGCATCGCGGCGAGCACCATCGCGGAGGACGCGGACGGCCCCGCGCGCCTCGGCGCGCTGCTGGCCGCGATCAGCCGCGAGCACCCGGACGAGCGGGACATCGTGATCGTGTCGACGCCCCACACGCGCTACGCGCGCATCGTGGCGGCCATGGACATCGCGCGCGGCTCGGGCTGGCCCGACGTGGCGCTGTACGGAGACGCGAGCGGAGGTAAGCCGTGA